The Candidatus Latescibacter sp. genome contains the following window.
TGGGAGTATAAAGTTTTAAAATATACTTAAGGCAGGTACTCCAAGTCAAGCATAATTTGATTTGAAGTAACTATAACAATACCATCATTATATAGTTAATTATTCACCGATTTGAAGAGTAGGCAGGGTAGTTTAGAACATCGTTCCGGAGGGTATAATGGCATTCTTGTAAACTACGATGATTCCGTCATGCACCTCGAAAGTATCATAGACCCCTTCCATGACATGGTTTTCATTGACCAGCCTGACCCGGTCGCCGATGCGGGCATTCTTGTCGATGATTGCGTTTTCTATGACCGTATCGTTTCCGGTTCCCACCATGGGAGAGCCCGCCATACGGTCAAGGTCGATTTCCTCGAGGGTTTCAAAGGCATCTGCTCCCATCATCACCACGTTTTTCAGCCTGGAACCGGGCGAGAGCTTGGAACGTATCCCGATGATGGATCGTTCGATCTCACATTTATCGAGAATACAGCCCTCGCAGATGATCGATTGTTGTATAGTACAGCCGTCCACCTTGCTCGCCGGAAGATAGCGGGGCCGTGTATAGATGGGCTTCTCACGCCGGTAGAGGTCGAAAGCGGGAAACGGATCGGTAAGGGCAAGATTGGCGCGGAAAAAGGTTTTGATGGTTCCTATGTCTTCCCAGTAACCGTGAAACTTGTAAGCTTTTACGTTGAGGTGCTTGATGGCGTAGGGAATGATGTGCCTTCCGAAATCATCTTTCTTTTCTCCTGTAAGGAGGCGGACGAGAAGACCGCGGTTGAAGACATAAATTCCCATGGAAGCCAGGAAAGGTTTTTCTGGTTCGCCGGTATCCGAAATGAGGCTTTCCACCTCGTTTTCATTTGGCTTTTCTTGAAAATCGATAATGCGGTTGTTGTAATCGGTTTTCAGGATTCCGAATTCACCGGTCTGTTCCCGCAAAACCGGTTTAACCGCTACAGTGAGATCCGCGCCCGTTTCACGGTGGAAGTCGACGAATTGTGAGTAGTCCATCTGGTACAGGTGGTCTCCGGCAAGAATTAAGACATGGTCCATATTCTGGGCGCGGAGATGGGGAAGCTGCTGACGGACAGCGTCGGCGGTTCCCTGGTACCACTGGTCGCTTGAAAGAGTCTGCTGGGCGGCGAGAACTTCGACGAAACCTGTGGAAAAGGAATCGAATTTGTAAGTCTGATAGATATGCCGGTGCAGGGAAACATGGTTGAACTGGGTCAGGACATAGATATGTTTTATACCTGAATTGATGCAGTTCGAGATAGGAATATCTATGAGCCGGAATTTCCCTGCAATGGGAACCGCAGGTTTTGCCCTGAGCTTGGTAAGAGGTTGAAGGCGGATTCCCCTTCCGCCGCCGAGAATTACCGCAAGTACTCTATTCATTATTTTTTTCCGGGATATTTATGATGATCCGGCAAAAAGTATTTTTTACATTATTTTCTGGTGTTTTTAAACCTCACCCCCTGCCCCCCTCTCCT
Protein-coding sequences here:
- a CDS encoding glucose-1-phosphate adenylyltransferase, coding for MNRVLAVILGGGRGIRLQPLTKLRAKPAVPIAGKFRLIDIPISNCINSGIKHIYVLTQFNHVSLHRHIYQTYKFDSFSTGFVEVLAAQQTLSSDQWYQGTADAVRQQLPHLRAQNMDHVLILAGDHLYQMDYSQFVDFHRETGADLTVAVKPVLREQTGEFGILKTDYNNRIIDFQEKPNENEVESLISDTGEPEKPFLASMGIYVFNRGLLVRLLTGEKKDDFGRHIIPYAIKHLNVKAYKFHGYWEDIGTIKTFFRANLALTDPFPAFDLYRREKPIYTRPRYLPASKVDGCTIQQSIICEGCILDKCEIERSIIGIRSKLSPGSRLKNVVMMGADAFETLEEIDLDRMAGSPMVGTGNDTVIENAIIDKNARIGDRVRLVNENHVMEGVYDTFEVHDGIIVVYKNAIIPSGTMF